From a single Nitrospira sp. genomic region:
- a CDS encoding glycosyltransferase — MPDLKSDKESLHVLMVTNYVEAKKRSPWFGIFVDRQVASLKQAGVRISTFDIGASHSPIDVLSKWFELRREVRRVAPDLVHGQYGSVVGIVAASAGKPTVVSYCGSDLLRGSAVSLRKLFSILLSNIAALRADGLICKSEQLRQALWWRKNRAVVIPNGIDFNLFVPGPQREAREKLGWNQESPIDIVNAGDDAKRKGIDLAQASMRVVRSYLPNAELIVISNVDPARMPLFYQAADVALCCSIAEGSPNMVKEALACNLPVVSTPVGDVPERLTGVYPSSIVSRDPKEFGKAIVNILRTRQRSNGREKVIHLSLEEAAHRILTMYRSVLREGSGNSGSIVASVKPSSWLF; from the coding sequence ATGCCGGACCTCAAGAGTGATAAGGAATCTCTCCATGTGCTGATGGTGACTAACTACGTAGAGGCAAAGAAGCGCTCGCCTTGGTTTGGCATCTTTGTTGATCGCCAGGTTGCTTCTTTGAAACAAGCGGGGGTCCGAATAAGTACATTTGATATAGGTGCCAGTCACTCTCCTATTGATGTTCTCTCTAAATGGTTTGAGCTACGTCGAGAAGTCCGCAGAGTCGCACCTGATCTCGTTCATGGTCAATATGGATCGGTTGTAGGTATCGTAGCTGCGTCGGCAGGAAAGCCAACCGTCGTTTCTTATTGCGGGAGTGACTTGCTGAGAGGTTCGGCGGTTTCCTTGCGAAAACTCTTTAGTATCCTGCTCTCAAACATCGCCGCGCTTCGCGCGGATGGTTTGATCTGTAAGAGTGAACAGCTCCGTCAGGCTTTGTGGTGGCGAAAAAACCGAGCAGTTGTCATTCCGAACGGAATCGATTTCAACCTATTTGTGCCTGGGCCACAGAGGGAAGCCCGAGAAAAACTAGGGTGGAACCAGGAGAGTCCTATTGACATAGTCAATGCCGGAGATGATGCAAAACGCAAAGGCATTGATTTAGCTCAGGCATCGATGAGGGTTGTTCGTTCTTATCTCCCAAACGCAGAACTCATTGTGATATCAAATGTGGACCCAGCACGAATGCCTTTGTTCTATCAGGCAGCTGATGTTGCGCTCTGTTGTAGCATAGCAGAAGGCTCACCCAATATGGTGAAGGAAGCTCTTGCCTGCAACCTTCCTGTGGTCTCTACGCCTGTCGGTGATGTTCCAGAACGGCTTACTGGTGTATATCCGTCGTCCATAGTCTCGCGAGATCCAAAGGAGTTCGGAAAAGCCATAGTGAATATTTTACGAACTAGGCAGAGGAGCAATGGGCGTGAGAAGGTTATTCATCTTAGCTTAGAGGAAGCAGCGCATCGAATTCTGACCATGTATAGGTCGGTTCTGCGCGAGGGGTCCGGCAATTCTGGCAGTATAGTAGCCTCGGTGAAGCCAAGTTCTTGGTTGTTCTGA
- a CDS encoding glycosyltransferase family 4 protein gives MVIHSSADQINPQLQMPTPCRLLYVVGQLSLGGLERQLYYLLSNLDHVRYCPAVVVWNLNRNDKYYKDIQTLKIPLYGFPPEWSSLSKLKALRVLTGQLKPEVIHAYDFYTNFAAAYAAWATKTLAIGSRRSEYTPHRHRRGGVKRLLNAKWPAYHIINSTPSADAVNRALSLFTSRHIVIVRNALDLNLFKCVSEVTEKRGYVGAIGSLTRVKRWDRLLRVARDLKSVLGENIRFQIAGDGPLRPALAKLADELEVSRIVEFRGAVHDIAAFLSGAKFLIHTSESEGCPNVVMEAMACGLPVVAMRTGEIPYLVEDGKTGFVVAQDDEAMFAERVSLLLGDNELCLSMGAFARAHAIREFTLERLVSETLAAYRAAGWKDGMVGDRSKIPGAIATSNSSPRNFSRQ, from the coding sequence ATGGTTATTCACTCATCGGCAGACCAAATTAATCCCCAGTTACAGATGCCGACTCCCTGTCGATTGCTGTATGTCGTCGGGCAACTTAGCCTTGGCGGGTTGGAGCGACAGCTCTATTATCTTCTCTCAAATCTGGATCATGTCCGATATTGTCCTGCCGTCGTTGTCTGGAACCTCAATCGCAACGACAAGTACTATAAAGACATCCAAACACTGAAAATCCCCCTGTACGGATTTCCTCCCGAGTGGTCTTCTCTGTCTAAATTGAAAGCCCTTAGAGTGTTGACGGGGCAACTAAAGCCGGAAGTTATTCATGCGTACGATTTCTATACCAACTTTGCTGCAGCCTATGCGGCATGGGCGACCAAAACACTGGCGATAGGCTCTCGACGCAGCGAATATACTCCACACAGGCACAGACGTGGAGGTGTCAAACGGCTTCTAAATGCAAAGTGGCCCGCCTATCATATAATTAACAGTACCCCATCGGCTGATGCGGTAAATCGGGCCTTGAGTCTCTTTACGTCCAGGCACATCGTCATCGTCCGCAACGCGCTCGACCTTAACTTGTTCAAGTGTGTGAGTGAAGTTACTGAGAAGAGAGGTTATGTGGGAGCAATCGGATCGTTGACACGGGTCAAGCGTTGGGACCGTCTACTTAGAGTGGCTCGAGACCTGAAAAGTGTCTTGGGTGAGAATATACGTTTTCAGATTGCTGGCGATGGCCCGTTGCGTCCTGCTCTCGCCAAACTCGCAGATGAGCTTGAGGTTTCTCGGATCGTTGAGTTTCGAGGGGCAGTTCATGATATAGCGGCCTTCTTGAGTGGGGCTAAGTTTCTGATTCATACTTCAGAAAGTGAAGGGTGCCCCAATGTTGTGATGGAGGCGATGGCCTGCGGGCTTCCTGTCGTTGCGATGCGAACGGGTGAGATCCCATATCTTGTGGAAGATGGCAAAACTGGATTTGTGGTAGCTCAGGACGATGAGGCGATGTTTGCAGAGCGTGTATCTCTCCTACTTGGTGATAATGAACTATGCTTGAGTATGGGGGCATTTGCTCGAGCACACGCGATACGAGAGTTCACGCTAGAGAGGCTTGTCTCAGAAACACTGGCCGCCTACAGGGCTGCAGGCTGGAAAGATGGGATGGTTGGGGACCGGTCTAAGATACCCGGTGCGATTGCAACTAGTAACTCATCGCCAAGAAATTTTTCTAGACAATGA
- a CDS encoding O-antigen ligase family protein: MIERSVGWDQRMPVSEVPFGGQHTSPRLPTSWVEQALIFVTVVLIPLQNNIPPVAGMSASFLLFGALAAYTVVSRPRVLGQIWLHPSFFAAYVFIGVSAFLEFSSPLSNYGGITRFAQMIGGAVCLAVLCRDRLALTVGLYGYIAAALWVSLYLFLTSYGAIQQMGGTANFQEATNVRESAFADSGLETNINSLAFTCTQGAVVAFAMAVVGSSRRFLLLGIAIFCLIAAFLPMSRGAAVISLVSFASILHACGTKHGTAIVFVAILSLGIYAIVPDAVWSRMAFSTDQSEDGKMEGRARIYTRALNRLPEYVVSGVGAGNYHNKWGFEKGFSKEHNGVAVVYGAHNSLFQITIYWGILGLLMFLLIVWNVYRSIPLQCARDELALALVGILVSLSLWLLTTHGFYEKSFACGLGLFVGARKWIWPTGVVSAVEGSRTSSPR, encoded by the coding sequence ATGATTGAGCGATCCGTGGGATGGGACCAAAGAATGCCAGTAAGTGAGGTGCCTTTTGGGGGTCAGCACACCTCGCCCAGACTCCCTACGAGTTGGGTAGAACAGGCATTGATTTTTGTCACGGTAGTCCTCATACCACTGCAGAATAATATTCCTCCAGTGGCAGGGATGAGTGCTAGCTTTCTTCTCTTTGGTGCGCTTGCCGCTTATACCGTTGTGAGTCGCCCTCGTGTCTTGGGTCAAATATGGCTTCATCCCAGTTTTTTTGCGGCTTATGTGTTCATCGGCGTCAGCGCTTTTCTGGAGTTTTCGAGCCCACTATCTAACTATGGCGGTATAACACGATTCGCACAGATGATTGGAGGGGCAGTTTGTCTGGCGGTATTATGCAGAGATCGGCTAGCGTTGACAGTTGGTCTGTACGGATATATTGCGGCTGCCTTGTGGGTATCTTTGTACCTCTTCTTGACCTCGTACGGAGCGATACAGCAAATGGGGGGAACAGCAAACTTCCAGGAGGCCACAAACGTCCGCGAATCAGCATTTGCCGATAGTGGCTTGGAAACCAATATTAACTCATTAGCCTTCACCTGCACTCAAGGAGCAGTTGTGGCTTTTGCCATGGCTGTAGTTGGCAGTTCAAGGCGTTTCTTACTGCTGGGAATAGCTATCTTTTGCCTCATTGCGGCGTTCTTGCCGATGTCAAGAGGGGCTGCAGTGATTAGCCTCGTGTCATTTGCGTCGATTCTTCATGCTTGCGGGACGAAACACGGAACGGCCATAGTATTCGTTGCCATTCTCAGCTTGGGTATTTATGCAATCGTTCCTGATGCGGTTTGGTCGCGTATGGCGTTCTCAACTGATCAGTCGGAAGACGGGAAAATGGAGGGTCGTGCGCGGATTTATACTCGAGCACTCAACCGGCTACCAGAATATGTTGTGAGTGGAGTTGGTGCGGGGAATTACCATAACAAGTGGGGATTTGAGAAGGGGTTTAGTAAAGAACATAATGGTGTTGCGGTTGTATATGGCGCACACAACTCACTGTTTCAGATCACGATCTACTGGGGAATCCTTGGACTCTTGATGTTTCTGTTAATCGTTTGGAATGTCTATCGTTCAATTCCATTACAGTGTGCACGTGATGAGCTTGCACTCGCGCTGGTTGGGATTCTGGTCTCACTTAGTCTATGGTTGCTGACAACGCATGGTTTTTATGAGAAATCGTTTGCGTGTGGCCTTGGCCTATTCGTTGGTGCTCGGAAATGGATATGGCCGACTGGTGTTGTGTCGGCCGTTGAGGGTAGTCGTACATCATCGCCTCGTTGA
- a CDS encoding glycosyltransferase, protein MGRKNCTTSADKLDGDIVTTGRRPKLLFLAFPFPPAKTPGSVRAWNIVIHLTRLGWDVTVVVPDPVLLRNVEDPEKVIELEHEGIKRIMTGHRWRCLAPNYLKCWDRNLGRLAGGLCRVISRNLGIDKHIGWIRPAERACSDLTADDVDLIFATGQPFSAFSLAKRLSERLSRPYVLDYRDPWTGNPHADREHQLGAARREASLLEDCAAVTIVSPSWGDALNQRFGIGLKLHVVTNGYDVDEMAAVRSHDFGHCAFVYTGIFYPPKRTISPFFAALKIFRESPRGNAKEWYFHYYGANDQHVREQADRFGLSDRIVLHGRVTREQALSAVKGANLAIVITSVAEEETLEDKGIVTGKIFEAIGLATPVLLIASMGSDAITITASTGLVKSFRGSELQKMAPFLDDVVQGQVPKPMHIEGCSWAVISRKLDSLLRECMTFTSVTQHCDRSTDSGT, encoded by the coding sequence ATGGGAAGAAAGAACTGCACAACTTCGGCTGACAAACTCGACGGCGATATTGTTACTACCGGGCGACGCCCGAAGCTGCTCTTTCTTGCGTTTCCGTTTCCACCGGCCAAGACACCAGGAAGTGTCAGAGCCTGGAATATTGTAATTCATCTTACCAGACTTGGCTGGGATGTGACAGTGGTAGTTCCTGATCCAGTCTTATTGCGAAATGTGGAAGATCCTGAGAAAGTGATTGAGTTGGAACATGAGGGTATCAAGCGGATCATGACAGGCCACCGATGGCGGTGTCTCGCACCAAATTATCTAAAGTGTTGGGATCGGAACCTTGGTAGGTTAGCAGGAGGGCTCTGCCGAGTCATTTCAAGGAACTTAGGGATTGACAAACATATTGGCTGGATAAGGCCTGCGGAACGAGCCTGCTCGGATTTGACTGCTGATGACGTGGACCTCATTTTTGCAACTGGTCAGCCATTTTCGGCGTTTAGTTTAGCTAAGCGTCTTTCTGAACGGCTCAGCAGACCCTATGTGCTTGATTATCGCGATCCTTGGACTGGAAATCCTCATGCCGATCGTGAGCACCAATTGGGTGCTGCCCGAAGGGAGGCAAGTCTTCTTGAGGACTGCGCAGCGGTCACGATCGTCTCGCCCTCTTGGGGGGATGCGTTGAATCAACGGTTTGGTATTGGCTTAAAACTGCATGTCGTGACGAATGGGTACGACGTCGATGAGATGGCCGCAGTTAGGTCGCACGATTTTGGGCATTGCGCCTTCGTCTATACGGGTATCTTCTACCCTCCCAAACGCACTATTTCACCATTCTTCGCGGCATTGAAGATCTTCAGAGAATCCCCTCGTGGAAATGCAAAAGAGTGGTATTTTCACTACTATGGCGCGAACGATCAACATGTTCGCGAACAGGCAGATCGGTTTGGTTTGTCGGATCGTATTGTTCTTCACGGAAGAGTTACGAGAGAACAAGCGCTATCGGCTGTCAAAGGAGCGAACCTTGCGATAGTGATTACATCAGTGGCTGAAGAGGAAACACTTGAGGACAAAGGAATTGTGACGGGGAAGATATTTGAAGCTATCGGGTTGGCAACGCCTGTTCTTCTTATTGCTTCTATGGGAAGTGATGCCATCACGATTACTGCCTCCACCGGATTGGTGAAGAGTTTTAGGGGGAGCGAACTTCAAAAGATGGCCCCGTTCCTTGATGATGTGGTTCAAGGACAGGTTCCTAAACCAATGCATATTGAGGGTTGTTCATGGGCGGTCATTTCAAGAAAACTCGACAGCCTGCTCCGAGAATGCATGACATTTACCTCTGTCACGCAGCACTGTGATCGGTCGACGGATAGTGGTACATGA
- a CDS encoding glycosyltransferase: MAEVIYQAIEHAGERTGRSSPLFPDVGVVAFVPEAWGGPWLSRHQVLTRLSEYFHVVWAEPALGWREIGVGGKRSIDPFHRPKDLPQGFAVHQPERWLPQIGRPAWLASWTAVERGRRAATVLRLRGCRTIVFYLWRPHFDAVLNSDAYDLSCYHIVDEYSFSPSELPLTDQEIRLIKRVDQVFIHSPALLERKGHFNPNTLLVPNGVNYQAFATQQEEPADLRAIPHPRVGYVGVIKAQLDLKLLLGLATRHVEWSFVFVGPRNSLKAEAPLVDELSKLPNVHFLGHKPTEIVCAYPQHMDVCLLPYKMNDYTKYIYPLKLHEYLAGGKPVVGRAIRSLLDFSHVIKLADTAEEWSQALAACLAPDAISIDQIEKRRSIAKQVDWGILVHKIAGSICHRLGSPYEEQFAALKMGTR; encoded by the coding sequence ATGGCTGAAGTTATTTACCAGGCTATTGAGCATGCAGGAGAGCGAACAGGGCGATCTTCCCCGCTCTTTCCAGACGTCGGTGTGGTCGCGTTTGTACCGGAAGCATGGGGCGGGCCCTGGCTGTCACGGCACCAGGTGCTGACTCGCCTCTCGGAGTATTTTCATGTTGTCTGGGCGGAACCTGCCCTTGGCTGGAGAGAGATCGGAGTTGGTGGAAAAAGATCGATAGACCCCTTCCATCGTCCGAAAGACTTGCCGCAGGGTTTTGCTGTGCATCAGCCGGAAAGATGGCTGCCTCAAATCGGCCGACCTGCCTGGCTGGCCTCCTGGACCGCGGTAGAACGGGGTCGTCGTGCTGCGACCGTACTTCGTCTTCGGGGTTGCAGGACCATTGTCTTCTATCTTTGGCGTCCACACTTCGACGCTGTCTTGAATAGCGATGCATATGACCTGAGCTGTTATCATATCGTTGACGAGTATTCATTTTCACCGTCGGAGCTGCCGTTGACTGATCAAGAAATCAGGCTGATCAAGCGGGTGGATCAAGTGTTTATTCATTCTCCGGCGTTGCTGGAGCGCAAAGGGCACTTTAATCCCAATACACTCCTTGTTCCCAATGGTGTGAACTATCAGGCATTTGCGACGCAACAGGAGGAGCCGGCTGACTTACGAGCGATTCCCCATCCCAGAGTCGGCTATGTTGGGGTCATCAAGGCCCAGCTGGATTTGAAGCTTCTGCTGGGATTGGCCACGCGCCATGTTGAATGGTCCTTTGTCTTCGTTGGGCCAAGAAATAGTCTAAAAGCGGAAGCGCCGCTGGTGGATGAACTGTCGAAATTGCCGAACGTGCATTTTCTTGGGCACAAACCAACGGAAATTGTCTGTGCCTACCCTCAACACATGGACGTCTGCTTGCTCCCATACAAAATGAACGATTATACGAAATACATCTATCCGCTCAAACTGCATGAATATCTGGCCGGAGGAAAGCCCGTGGTAGGAAGAGCGATTCGATCGCTGCTGGACTTTTCGCACGTCATCAAGCTGGCAGATACAGCGGAGGAGTGGTCGCAAGCACTGGCTGCTTGTCTGGCACCAGACGCCATCTCGATCGATCAGATCGAAAAGCGACGTAGCATCGCGAAACAGGTCGATTGGGGGATCTTAGTCCATAAAATAGCCGGTTCGATCTGTCATAGACTTGGCTCTCCCTACGAAGAACAATTCGCCGCGCTCAAAATGGGAACACGCTAG
- a CDS encoding glycosyltransferase family 2 protein, producing MKPELQPLVSVLTPVYNCEEFLAECIESVLAQTYQNWEYCIVNNCSTDRTLEIAESYAKRDKRIRIHNNQEFVGCDANGNIAMRQISVSSKYCKVVYADDWIFPECIMKMVELAEAHPTVAVVGAYGLAGNSVKWDGIPYRESVIPGRDICRQTLLGNLYVFGTPTAILFRSDLVRASESFYDESNPHCDSEVCLKILSKWDFGFVHQVLTYIRKREGSEVTVSKRYNTFAPNRIDRLMKFGPAVLSPAELEACLKRYLAMYYQYLAVSVFACREKEFWAFHRQKMKSIGYPLSISRLTMAVCSKAMDYLFNPKKTVDHLVKKIHSPNLRFRL from the coding sequence ATGAAGCCGGAGTTGCAACCTCTCGTGAGCGTGCTTACGCCTGTTTATAATTGTGAAGAGTTTCTCGCCGAGTGCATAGAAAGCGTATTGGCACAAACCTATCAAAATTGGGAATACTGCATTGTCAATAACTGTAGCACCGACCGGACCCTTGAAATCGCCGAATCCTATGCCAAGCGAGACAAACGGATCCGGATCCACAACAACCAGGAATTCGTCGGTTGCGATGCGAACGGCAATATCGCCATGCGCCAAATTTCCGTGAGCAGCAAGTATTGTAAAGTCGTGTATGCAGATGATTGGATTTTTCCTGAATGTATCATGAAAATGGTTGAATTGGCCGAAGCCCATCCGACAGTTGCCGTCGTCGGCGCATACGGATTGGCTGGGAACAGCGTGAAGTGGGATGGTATACCGTATAGGGAGAGCGTGATACCAGGTCGGGACATCTGCAGACAAACGCTGTTAGGTAACCTGTATGTGTTTGGAACTCCGACGGCGATCTTATTTCGGTCCGATCTTGTTCGGGCTTCGGAGTCATTTTACGACGAGTCCAATCCTCACTGTGATTCCGAGGTATGTCTGAAGATCCTGAGTAAGTGGGATTTTGGCTTTGTTCACCAAGTCTTAACCTACATCAGAAAACGAGAGGGATCAGAAGTAACGGTTTCGAAGCGGTATAACACCTTTGCGCCGAATCGTATCGATCGACTGATGAAGTTCGGGCCTGCTGTGTTGAGTCCAGCAGAACTGGAGGCCTGTCTAAAACGTTATTTGGCTATGTACTATCAATACCTGGCCGTCTCGGTGTTCGCGTGCAGAGAAAAGGAGTTCTGGGCATTTCACCGGCAAAAAATGAAAAGCATAGGGTACCCGCTGAGCATATCAAGATTGACCATGGCGGTGTGTTCTAAGGCCATGGATTACCTGTTCAATCCCAAGAAAACGGTCGATCATCTAGTAAAAAAGATTCACAGTCCAAACCTGCGATTTCGTCTTTGA
- a CDS encoding ATP-binding cassette domain-containing protein, producing MSDIAIRVEGLSKQYRIGARRKHHNTLRDHLMAGLKSLWSRNGHISQMRNGGSGEPSKPEVESNLFWALQDVSFDVKRGETVGIVGRNGAGKSTLLKLLSRITEPTSGRIELDGRVAALLEVGTGFHNELTGRENIYLNGTILGMKRAEITRKLDEIVAFAEVEQFLDTPVKRYSSGMTLRLAFAVAAHLNPEILIVDEVLAVGDAAFQRKCLGKMEGVAKEGRTIFFVSHNMPAVTRLCQRAILLEDGKLCQDGNSHEVVNAYLHSELGTISSREWTDPLKAPGGEVARLRAVRVCTSDGRSEEAFDIRRPVGLEMEYEVLKPGYKFLPAMELWNDEGVCLIDSIEYDPRWRGQVRPQGRYKSTAWIPGNYLAEGTMFVSAYLETVEPKIKQFYEKQVVAFTVVDSGEGDSARVDFAGKLRGVVRPRLDWSTVLNSESDQPKLATAQP from the coding sequence ATGAGCGATATCGCAATTCGTGTCGAGGGACTCTCAAAACAGTACAGAATCGGTGCTAGGCGAAAGCATCACAATACCTTGCGTGATCACCTGATGGCGGGCTTGAAATCGTTGTGGAGCCGGAACGGGCATATATCGCAGATGAGGAATGGTGGATCAGGGGAACCTTCTAAGCCGGAGGTAGAATCAAACCTCTTTTGGGCCCTGCAGGACGTTTCGTTCGATGTGAAACGTGGTGAAACGGTTGGAATCGTAGGCCGTAATGGTGCGGGGAAGAGCACGTTACTCAAACTGCTGTCTCGTATTACGGAACCGACTAGCGGTCGGATAGAGCTGGATGGGCGCGTGGCGGCACTTCTTGAGGTCGGGACAGGTTTTCACAACGAACTCACCGGACGTGAGAATATTTATCTGAATGGGACCATTCTGGGGATGAAACGGGCCGAGATCACTCGCAAGTTGGATGAAATCGTCGCCTTTGCCGAAGTGGAGCAGTTTCTCGACACGCCGGTGAAGCGGTACTCGAGCGGCATGACCTTGCGATTGGCGTTTGCGGTGGCAGCTCATTTGAACCCGGAAATACTAATTGTCGATGAGGTGTTGGCGGTCGGAGATGCTGCCTTCCAGAGGAAGTGCCTAGGAAAAATGGAAGGCGTAGCCAAGGAAGGGCGCACGATTTTCTTCGTGAGTCACAATATGCCGGCCGTCACGCGGCTGTGCCAGCGAGCGATCTTGTTGGAGGATGGGAAGCTATGTCAAGACGGGAATTCCCACGAGGTGGTGAATGCCTATTTGCACTCAGAGCTCGGGACCATATCCTCTCGTGAATGGACGGACCCGCTCAAGGCCCCTGGAGGCGAAGTGGCTAGATTACGGGCCGTGCGAGTTTGTACCAGCGATGGTCGGTCTGAGGAGGCGTTTGATATCCGAAGGCCGGTTGGGCTCGAGATGGAGTATGAAGTGCTCAAGCCTGGCTATAAGTTCCTGCCTGCCATGGAGTTATGGAATGATGAGGGAGTGTGCCTTATTGACTCGATTGAATATGATCCAAGGTGGCGTGGGCAAGTCAGGCCGCAGGGTCGTTACAAAAGCACGGCCTGGATCCCGGGAAATTATCTGGCAGAAGGGACCATGTTCGTGAGTGCCTACCTTGAGACTGTTGAACCGAAGATTAAACAGTTCTACGAAAAACAAGTCGTTGCGTTTACTGTCGTCGATAGTGGTGAAGGGGACTCGGCGCGCGTCGACTTTGCGGGAAAACTCAGAGGCGTCGTCAGGCCACGCTTGGACTGGAGTACTGTGTTGAATTCTGAGAGCGACCAGCCCAAACTGGCCACTGCTCAACCATAG
- a CDS encoding ABC transporter permease, protein MVANGRIVGKIYFPRLWLPLATVVSPLVDFALSLTLLFGLLFYAGIPLTWKVITLPAFILLAMFTAMGLCFFTSALHVKYRDVGHAIPFVIQIWMYLTPIVYPVSLVPDQWKWLYGLNPMVGVVEGFRWALLGRTSPDPVVMMESIVVLFAVIAAGLVYFRKMERQFADII, encoded by the coding sequence GTGGTTGCAAATGGTAGGATAGTCGGCAAGATTTATTTCCCAAGGTTATGGCTTCCCCTCGCCACGGTCGTATCGCCGTTGGTCGACTTTGCATTGTCCTTGACACTGTTGTTCGGCTTGCTGTTCTATGCCGGAATTCCGCTTACCTGGAAGGTGATCACGCTACCAGCCTTCATTCTTCTGGCGATGTTCACGGCCATGGGGTTATGTTTTTTTACGTCCGCTCTGCATGTGAAGTATCGAGACGTCGGCCACGCCATTCCCTTCGTAATACAGATTTGGATGTATTTGACACCGATTGTGTACCCGGTCAGTCTCGTACCGGACCAGTGGAAATGGCTGTATGGTCTCAATCCGATGGTAGGGGTCGTTGAAGGCTTTCGCTGGGCTCTGTTGGGACGAACCTCTCCGGATCCAGTGGTGATGATGGAGAGCATTGTCGTATTATTTGCGGTGATCGCTGCGGGTCTAGTGTATTTCAGAAAAATGGAACGTCAATTTGCGGACATAATCTAG
- a CDS encoding ABC transporter permease, translated as MSSQAQAEATIAPSRRKLIIEKRSSRFDMNWSELWEYRELGYVLIWRDITVRYKQTAIGIAWVVLQPLIAMLIFTAVFGKMAKVPSDGIWYPVFSLTALLPWMYFSQAVSRAGKAWLQMVG; from the coding sequence GTGAGTTCACAGGCTCAAGCAGAAGCGACCATCGCCCCATCCAGACGGAAACTCATTATTGAGAAACGGAGCAGCCGGTTCGATATGAACTGGTCTGAGCTCTGGGAATATCGCGAGTTGGGGTACGTTCTGATCTGGCGAGACATCACAGTCCGCTATAAACAGACTGCGATCGGCATCGCGTGGGTGGTGCTGCAACCGTTGATTGCGATGCTCATCTTTACTGCGGTCTTTGGGAAAATGGCAAAAGTGCCCTCTGACGGCATATGGTATCCGGTGTTTTCGCTCACCGCCCTACTCCCTTGGATGTATTTTTCTCAAGCCGTGAGCCGCGCGGGAAAAGCGTGGTTGCAAATGGTAGGATAG
- a CDS encoding outer membrane beta-barrel protein, with product MQPAAVDAETKIVPLATLTGRYDSNIWNRPAALLGPGLQLYDFLTIVGGGAQVLHESRDFDASLTAIGTFNAYVENTTRNFFATNISGSINLDRWVDQYVRGASLRVIESLRYSPDPPAVLGGVRAALQEDDIFFRGVNSFRSNQFINTTGIEGKYPVSRDLILEGGYTFGIRHFGRIQGGQDVLESNLFNTITHTWFGGPRYQLTRNDSIAAIYRQTFFTQTRSAGGGRTVSTNLISLEGDYTKQLQEWGFTVRGGLTFAEPVGRTFPSGSFEARTKVERDTVLALTLSRAGRPIGFLQGGAMISNLARVGISHRVYERLSVKGSVGYALNELFPNTDSSFSFLTASSGLSYKVTRTIIAQILYQFRNIDVDRPELQYQLSRHQVGLTLSIALDSLEIEAWD from the coding sequence GTGCAACCAGCGGCGGTCGATGCGGAAACAAAGATTGTCCCCTTGGCGACCCTCACAGGACGATACGATTCCAATATCTGGAATAGGCCGGCCGCCCTGCTAGGTCCGGGTTTACAGCTCTATGATTTTCTGACGATCGTAGGTGGAGGGGCACAGGTGCTACACGAGAGTCGCGATTTTGATGCGTCTCTCACGGCGATAGGAACGTTCAATGCTTATGTGGAGAATACAACTCGCAATTTTTTCGCGACGAACATCAGCGGTTCCATCAATCTGGATCGATGGGTTGATCAGTATGTCAGAGGAGCAAGTTTGCGCGTCATCGAATCATTACGATATAGCCCCGACCCTCCTGCAGTTCTTGGTGGGGTAAGGGCTGCGTTGCAAGAGGACGACATTTTCTTTCGAGGCGTCAACTCATTTCGGTCCAACCAATTCATCAATACGACGGGGATCGAGGGGAAGTATCCTGTGTCTCGAGATCTCATTCTTGAAGGAGGCTATACGTTCGGAATCAGGCATTTCGGTAGAATTCAGGGAGGGCAGGACGTCCTAGAGAGCAATTTGTTCAATACGATCACGCACACGTGGTTCGGAGGACCTCGATATCAACTGACGAGAAACGACAGCATCGCAGCCATATATCGGCAGACCTTCTTTACACAGACTCGTTCTGCTGGTGGCGGCAGGACGGTTAGTACGAATCTGATATCGTTGGAAGGGGATTATACCAAGCAATTGCAGGAGTGGGGTTTCACTGTTCGGGGAGGCCTCACGTTTGCCGAACCAGTCGGACGGACATTTCCCTCGGGTTCTTTTGAGGCTCGCACGAAAGTCGAACGAGACACTGTCCTCGCTCTCACTCTTTCACGGGCAGGTAGGCCCATCGGGTTTTTGCAAGGGGGGGCAATGATCAGTAACCTTGCACGGGTGGGAATCAGCCACAGGGTCTATGAGCGACTTAGCGTCAAAGGGAGTGTCGGATATGCCTTAAACGAACTGTTCCCCAACACGGATAGTTCGTTTAGTTTTCTTACTGCCTCGTCAGGTCTCAGCTATAAGGTGACGAGAACCATTATCGCCCAGATCTTGTATCAATTCAGGAACATCGATGTAGATCGGCCGGAACTGCAATACCAACTCTCGCGTCATCAAGTAGGGCTGACGCTCTCGATCGCATTGGACTCACTAGAAATAGAAGCATGGGACTAG